In Silene latifolia isolate original U9 population chromosome X, ASM4854445v1, whole genome shotgun sequence, the following proteins share a genomic window:
- the LOC141621925 gene encoding protochlorophyllide-dependent translocon component 52, chloroplastic-like yields MATNTISMSTIRTRLDPTHFHRQSFKLNHPSLSSTRFSTNPTKFKLYCSNSSPNTSTATTTETAKAVIEEVYEKSAVPAEDTVDEKFDWYSEWYAMAPLSDLDKKVPHGMTIMGIKLVVWWDRNEEQWKVFDDSCPHRLAPLSEGRIDKWGRLQCVYHGWCFNGSGSCKFIPQAPLDTTPVHTSKKACVASYPCTVQHDILWFWPNSDPKYRDILTKKQPPYIPELEDPNYTRSMGVRDLPYGYEILVENIMDPAHVPYAHYGLMPPMPVDKTKPIADRENGRPMNFSVEKIEKSGFSGNQPGGYNKFMAPCIFYMAPNRFAKGTEDDAQKKEQERRLLIFICIPVSPGKCRAILVFPRNFMQWIDKIIPRWAFHIVHNLVLDSDLKLLHGEEQRLLDKGGKWQKAYYMPTKADAMVIAFRKWLDKYAGEGVDWGNKYESAQLPPTPPKDVLLDRYWSHTVNCTSCSKAYKGFKLAQTVLQISSFALIGIIGLVKQKPLVFATALLCFAASKFLSTFIYKNFHFHDYNHAHVKDAKPVMGNVVPGFKMRPLNTK; encoded by the exons TTCTACTGCAACAACAACAGAAACAGCAAAGGCAGTCATTGAAGAAGTGTATGAGAAGAGTGCAGTACCTGCAGAAGATACAGTCGACGAAAAATTCGACTGGTATTCGGAGTGGTACGCAATGGCACCCTTGTCTGACCTGGACAAGAAGGTCCCACACGGGATGACGATTATGGGAATAAAACTGGTGGTTTGGTGGGATCGTAATGAGGAGCAGTGGAAAGTTTTTGACGATAGTTGTCCACATCGTCTGGCGCCTTTGTCGGAGGGAAGGATCGACAAATGGGGGAGATTGCAGTGTGTTTATCATGGCTGGTGTTTCAATGGTTCCGGTAGCTGTAAGTTCATTCCTCAAGCTCCTCTTGACACCACTCCG gttcacACATCGAAGAAAGCATGTGTGGCTTCGTATCCATGCACGGTCCAGCATGACATTCTGTGGTTCTGGCCTAACAGCGATCCCAAATACCGAGACATACTAACAAAGAAACAACCTCCTTATATCCCTGAACTCGAGGATCCTAACTATACTAGATCCATGGGAGTTAGGGATTTACCTTATGGTTACGAGATTTTGGTCGAAAACATAATGGATCCTGCTCATGTTCCTTATGCACATTATGGGCTGATGCCACCAATGCCCGTTGATAAAACCAA GCCCATTGCAGACAGAGAGAACGGGAGACCTATGAACTTCAGTGTCGAAAAAATAGAGAAAAGCGGGTTTTCAGGTAATCAACCAGGAGGTTACAACAAGTTTATGGCGCCCTGTATCTTTTATATGGCTCCCAACAGGTTTGCCAAAGGTACTGAAGATGATGCGCAGAAGAAGGAGCAGGAAAGACGGCTTTTGATATTTATATGTATTCCAGTGAGTCCCGGAAAATGTAGAGCAATCTTGGTATTCCCAAGGAATTTCATGCAATGGATTGATAAAATAATCCCGAGATGGGCGTTTCATATAGTCCATAATCTGGTACTGGATTCAGACTTGAAACTACTGCACGGCGAGGAGCAAAGACTATTAGATAAGGGAGGGAAATGGCAGAAAGCATACTACATGCCAACAAAAGCGGACGCCATGGTCATTGCATTCCGTAAATGGCTAGATAAGTACGCAGGAGAGGGAGTCGATTGGGGAAACAAATACGAGTCAGCACAACTACCGCCAACACCACCCAAAGACGTCTTACTTGACAGGTACTGGAGCCATACCGTGAATTGCACGAGCTGTAGTAAGGCGTATAAGGGGTTCAAGCTGGCACAAACCGTGCTCCAGATATCGTCTTTTGCTCTTATCGGAATCATTGGACTTGTTAAGCAGAAACCTCTTGTGTTCGCCACCGCCTTGCTTTGCTTTGCTGCTTCCAAATTCTTGTCCACCTTCATATACAAGAATTTCCATTTTCATGACTATAATCATGCTCATGTTAAGGACGCTAAACCGGTTATGGGTAACGTTGTTCCAGGTTTCAAGATGAGGCCCCTAAACACCAAGTAA